A portion of the Streptomyces coeruleoprunus genome contains these proteins:
- a CDS encoding sensor histidine kinase: protein MSSLADVPVQVLVRCRDWLRAHPLAADALLALAVLTAMVVGSFADPHGGRDGPTFGTRTPGPSSVVLMLLGAAALVRRRRAPLAVLGFTSAVTVAELVAGDPPAPVAMSAVIALYTVASRTDRPTTWRVGLATMTVLTATAMSFGSAPWYTQQNVGIFAWTGMAAAAGDAVRSRRAFVDAIRERAERAERTREEEARRRVAEERLRIARDLHDVVAHHIALVNVQAGVAAHVMDRRPDQAKEALAHVREASRSALDELRATVGLLRQSGDPEAPTEPAPGLAVLDDLLDTFRNAGLPVEVARTDGDDHLPAAVDLAAYRIIQEALTNVRKHAGPGVHAEVSVVRVGRTIEVTVLDDGGTGAPSASPEEAPAPGGHGLVGMRERVTALGGALTTGPRYGGGFRVQAILPLTARTREDPAT from the coding sequence GTGAGTTCCCTCGCCGACGTGCCCGTGCAGGTGCTCGTGCGCTGCCGCGACTGGCTGCGGGCGCATCCCCTCGCCGCCGACGCCCTCCTCGCGCTCGCCGTGCTGACGGCGATGGTCGTGGGGTCGTTCGCCGACCCGCACGGCGGCCGCGACGGGCCCACGTTCGGCACTCGCACCCCCGGGCCCAGCAGCGTCGTGCTGATGCTGCTCGGGGCCGCGGCCCTCGTTCGGCGGCGCCGCGCCCCGCTCGCCGTCCTCGGCTTCACCAGCGCGGTCACCGTCGCCGAGCTGGTCGCCGGCGATCCGCCCGCGCCCGTCGCGATGAGCGCCGTCATCGCGCTCTACACCGTCGCCTCGCGCACCGACCGGCCCACCACGTGGCGCGTCGGCCTGGCCACCATGACCGTGCTGACGGCCACCGCCATGTCCTTCGGCTCCGCCCCCTGGTACACGCAGCAGAACGTCGGCATCTTCGCCTGGACCGGCATGGCGGCCGCCGCGGGCGACGCCGTCCGCAGCCGCCGCGCGTTCGTCGACGCCATACGGGAGCGCGCCGAGCGGGCCGAACGCACCCGGGAGGAGGAGGCCCGCCGCCGGGTCGCCGAGGAGCGCCTGCGCATCGCCCGCGACCTGCACGACGTCGTCGCCCACCACATCGCCCTCGTCAACGTCCAGGCCGGCGTGGCCGCCCACGTCATGGACCGGCGCCCCGACCAGGCCAAGGAGGCGCTGGCCCATGTGCGCGAGGCCAGCCGCTCCGCCCTGGACGAGCTGCGGGCCACGGTCGGCCTCCTCCGCCAGTCCGGCGACCCGGAGGCCCCCACCGAACCCGCCCCGGGGCTCGCCGTGCTGGACGACCTGCTGGACACGTTCCGCAACGCGGGCCTGCCCGTGGAGGTGGCCCGCACCGACGGGGACGACCACCTTCCGGCGGCCGTCGACCTCGCCGCGTACCGGATCATCCAGGAGGCGCTGACGAACGTCCGCAAGCACGCCGGCCCCGGCGTCCACGCCGAGGTGAGCGTCGTACGGGTCGGCCGCACCATCGAGGTCACCGTCCTGGACGACGGCGGCACCGGCGCACCTTCCGCGAGCCCGGAGGAGGCCCCCGCGCCGGGCGGGCACGGGCTGGTCGGCATGCGCGAGCGCGTCACCGCCCTCGGCGGCGCCCTCACCACCGGCCCCCGCTACGGCGGCGGCTTCCGCGTGCAGGCGATACTGCCCCTCACCGCACGCACCAGGGAGGACCCGGCCACATGA
- a CDS encoding DUF3043 domain-containing protein — translation MFRSRSKDEKAPTEKVTADLSKQPRDPQAPKGRPTPKRNEAQTQRRRAVSPPLDRKEAMRRQREARRADLARQREALASGDERYLPARDKGPVRRFVRDFVDSRFFVAELFLPLAVVILVMSMIQVGQLQNIAFLLWMAVIVLIVIDSIGLAIRLKKQLKQRFPNEPKRGAVAYGLMRTLQMRRLRLPKPQVKRGERP, via the coding sequence GTGTTCCGTAGCCGTTCGAAGGATGAGAAGGCCCCCACCGAGAAGGTGACGGCGGACCTCTCCAAGCAGCCCCGCGACCCGCAGGCCCCCAAGGGCAGGCCCACTCCCAAGCGGAATGAGGCCCAGACCCAGCGGCGCCGTGCGGTGTCCCCGCCGCTCGACCGCAAGGAGGCCATGCGCCGCCAGCGGGAGGCGCGCCGGGCCGACCTGGCGCGCCAGCGCGAGGCGCTGGCCAGTGGGGACGAGCGTTATCTGCCCGCCCGTGACAAGGGTCCGGTCCGCCGCTTCGTGCGGGACTTCGTGGACTCGCGCTTCTTCGTCGCGGAGCTGTTCCTGCCGCTGGCCGTGGTCATCCTGGTGATGTCCATGATCCAGGTGGGGCAGTTGCAGAACATCGCCTTCCTCCTCTGGATGGCGGTGATCGTGCTGATCGTCATCGACTCCATCGGTCTGGCGATCCGCCTGAAGAAGCAGCTCAAGCAGCGCTTCCCGAACGAGCCCAAGCGGGGCGCCGTGGCGTACGGCCTGATGCGTACGCTGCAGATGCGCCGGCTGCGGCTGCCCAAGCCGCAGGTCAAACGCGGAGAGCGGCCCTGA
- the pspAA gene encoding PspA-associated protein PspAA — MIVRIMGEGQVEVADRHFPELDKLDDELLAEVQSGDGAGFRRTLHALLDKVRELGEPLPDDSLEPSELILPAPDATLDEVRELLASAEPDTGLIPPV; from the coding sequence ATGATCGTAAGGATCATGGGGGAGGGCCAGGTGGAAGTGGCCGACCGCCACTTCCCCGAACTGGACAAGCTCGACGACGAGCTGCTCGCCGAGGTGCAGAGCGGCGACGGCGCCGGATTCCGCCGCACCCTCCACGCGCTCCTGGACAAGGTCCGGGAACTGGGCGAGCCGCTCCCGGACGACTCCCTGGAGCCGTCCGAACTGATCCTCCCGGCACCCGACGCCACCCTCGACGAGGTCCGCGAGCTCCTCGCATCCGCGGAACCGGACACGGGCCTGATCCCGCCGGTGTGA
- a CDS encoding response regulator transcription factor produces the protein MTTEPTGPAEPAAPTGPIKVLLADDQALLRSAFRVLVDSEPDMEVVGEAADGAEALALARTTAPDVVLMDIRMPGTDGLAATRAISADPALDGVRVVMLTTFEVDEYVVQSLRAGASGFLGKGAEPDELLSAIRIAAAGEALLSPAATKGLIARFLAQSGGSAPDADSGAYAERLAALTVREREVLVHVAGGLSNDEIAERLEVSPLTVKTHVNRTMAKLGARDRAQLVVVAYESGLVRPRVD, from the coding sequence ATGACGACGGAACCGACAGGACCGGCTGAACCGGCCGCGCCGACCGGGCCGATCAAGGTGCTGCTCGCCGACGACCAGGCCCTCCTCCGCAGCGCGTTCCGCGTCCTGGTCGACTCCGAGCCCGACATGGAGGTCGTGGGCGAGGCCGCCGACGGCGCCGAGGCCCTCGCCCTGGCCCGGACCACCGCCCCGGACGTCGTCCTCATGGACATCCGCATGCCCGGCACCGACGGACTCGCCGCCACCCGCGCGATCAGCGCCGACCCGGCGCTCGACGGCGTGCGCGTGGTCATGCTGACCACCTTCGAGGTCGACGAGTACGTCGTCCAGTCGCTGCGCGCGGGCGCCTCCGGCTTCCTCGGCAAGGGCGCCGAACCGGACGAACTCCTCAGCGCCATCCGGATCGCCGCCGCGGGCGAGGCGCTGCTCTCGCCCGCGGCGACCAAGGGCCTCATCGCCAGGTTCCTCGCACAGAGCGGCGGTTCCGCGCCGGACGCGGACTCCGGCGCGTACGCGGAACGCCTCGCCGCCCTGACCGTCCGCGAGCGCGAGGTGCTGGTGCACGTGGCCGGCGGACTCTCCAACGACGAGATCGCCGAGCGGCTGGAGGTCAGCCCGCTCACCGTCAAGACCCATGTCAACCGGACCATGGCCAAGCTGGGCGCCCGCGACCGGGCCCAGCTCGTGGTCGTCGCGTACGAGTCGGGGCTGGTACGTCCAAGGGTGGACTGA
- a CDS encoding PspA/IM30 family protein, which translates to MSGVMKRMGMIFRAKANKALDRAEDPRETLDYSYQKQLELLQKVRRGVADVATSRKRLELQLNQLQSQSAKLEDQGRKALALGREDLAREALSRRAALQQQVTDLETQHQTLQGEEEKLTLAAQRLQAKVDAFRTRKETIKATYTAAQAQTRIAESFSGISEEMSDVGVAIQRAEDKTAQLQARAGAIDELLASGALDDQSGLAKDDIQAELDRLSGGTDVELELQRMKAELAGGTTPQQAIEGGNGTQQQNGSQQQSHPRFDKQ; encoded by the coding sequence ATGAGCGGTGTGATGAAGCGTATGGGGATGATCTTCCGCGCGAAGGCGAACAAGGCCCTGGACCGGGCCGAGGACCCGCGCGAGACCCTCGATTACTCGTACCAGAAGCAGCTGGAGCTGCTGCAGAAGGTGCGCCGCGGTGTCGCCGACGTGGCGACCTCGCGCAAGCGGCTCGAGCTCCAGCTGAACCAGCTGCAGAGCCAGTCCGCCAAGCTGGAGGACCAGGGCCGCAAGGCGCTGGCGCTGGGCCGCGAGGACCTGGCGCGCGAGGCGCTGTCCCGCCGCGCCGCGCTCCAGCAGCAGGTCACGGACCTGGAGACGCAGCACCAGACCCTCCAGGGCGAGGAGGAGAAGCTCACGCTCGCCGCGCAGCGCCTCCAGGCCAAGGTCGACGCCTTCCGTACGCGGAAGGAGACCATCAAGGCCACGTACACGGCGGCCCAGGCGCAGACCCGTATCGCCGAGTCGTTCTCCGGGATCTCGGAGGAGATGAGCGACGTCGGCGTGGCCATCCAGCGAGCCGAGGACAAGACCGCCCAGCTCCAGGCGCGGGCCGGGGCGATCGACGAGCTGCTGGCGTCCGGCGCCCTGGACGACCAGTCGGGCCTCGCCAAGGACGACATCCAGGCCGAGCTGGACCGGCTGTCGGGCGGTACGGACGTGGAGCTGGAGCTCCAGCGCATGAAGGCCGAGCTGGCGGGCGGCACCACCCCGCAGCAGGCCATCGAGGGCGGCAACGGCACGCAGCAGCAGAACGGGTCCCAGCAGCAGTCCCACCCGAGGTTCGACAAGCAGTAA